One part of the Segnochrobactrum spirostomi genome encodes these proteins:
- the map gene encoding type I methionyl aminopeptidase, which yields MVTYVDAATAPLKNTGQVRLYDAEAFVGMHKAGRLAALCLDELHDMVKPGITTAEIDRFVYAFGLDHGALPATLHYRGYRYSVCTSINHVVCHGQPNDKPLREGDIVNIDVTYIVDGWHGDSSRMYPVGELRRSAERLLEVTWESLMRGIAAVKPGATTGDIGHAIQSYVEAERCSVVQDFCGHGVGRLFHDVPNILHYGRRGEGIELKPGMIFTIEPMVNLGRPQVKILSDGWTAVTRDRSLSAQYEHAVGVTETGCEVFTLSPRNLDRPATLAA from the coding sequence ATGGTCACCTATGTGGACGCGGCGACGGCGCCGCTCAAGAACACCGGCCAGGTCCGCCTCTACGACGCGGAGGCGTTCGTCGGCATGCACAAGGCCGGACGCCTCGCCGCGCTCTGCCTCGACGAACTCCACGACATGGTGAAGCCCGGCATCACCACCGCCGAGATCGACCGCTTCGTCTACGCCTTCGGCCTCGACCACGGTGCCCTGCCGGCGACGCTGCATTATCGCGGCTACCGCTATTCGGTGTGCACCTCGATCAACCATGTCGTCTGCCACGGCCAGCCGAACGACAAGCCGCTGCGCGAGGGCGACATCGTCAACATCGACGTGACCTATATCGTCGACGGCTGGCACGGCGATTCGAGCCGCATGTACCCGGTCGGGGAGTTGCGCCGCTCGGCCGAGCGCCTCCTCGAGGTCACCTGGGAATCGCTGATGCGCGGCATCGCCGCGGTGAAGCCCGGTGCGACAACCGGCGACATCGGCCATGCGATCCAGTCCTATGTCGAGGCGGAGCGCTGCTCGGTGGTGCAGGATTTCTGCGGCCACGGCGTCGGCCGCCTGTTCCACGACGTGCCGAACATCCTGCATTATGGCCGGCGCGGCGAAGGCATCGAGCTGAAGCCCGGGATGATCTTCACCATCGAGCCGATGGTCAATCTCGGCCGCCCCCAGGTGAAGATTTTGTCCGACGGCTGGACCGCGGTGACGCGCGACCGTTCGTTGTCGGCGCAATACGAGCATGCGGTGGGCGTGACCGAAACGGGTTGCGAGGTGTTCACCCTCTCTCCGCGCAATCTCGACCGGCCCGCCACCCTCGCCGCATAA
- a CDS encoding ABC transporter permease — MSLIAFLGSVELGLVYAFVAIGVYFSFRVLDFPDLTVDGSLPLGAATSAVLLLAGVNPWLATLAAMIAAALAGLVTALLNVRFKILNLLASILTMIALFSVNLRVMGKPNVALITASTVLDPFIAVGSHFGLRDYWTRPIVLAVFVAIAVALIARFLASDFGLAMRATGANARMARAQGISTETHIYVGMALSNALCGLAGSLFAQINGFADVTMGVGTIVVGLAAVIVGETLIPRRAILPALIGCVAGSVIYRICIQFALSADSIGLQASDLNLVTALLVAVALILPRLSKAGRAA, encoded by the coding sequence ATGTCCCTCATCGCATTCCTCGGCAGCGTCGAGCTCGGGCTCGTCTATGCCTTCGTCGCCATCGGCGTCTATTTCTCCTTCCGCGTCCTCGATTTCCCGGATCTGACGGTCGACGGATCGCTGCCGCTCGGCGCGGCGACGTCCGCGGTGCTGCTGCTCGCCGGCGTCAATCCGTGGCTCGCGACGCTGGCGGCGATGATCGCGGCGGCGCTCGCCGGCCTCGTCACGGCGCTCCTCAACGTCCGCTTCAAGATCCTGAACCTGCTCGCGTCGATCCTGACGATGATCGCGCTGTTCTCGGTCAATCTGCGGGTGATGGGGAAGCCGAACGTCGCCCTCATCACCGCCTCGACGGTGCTCGATCCGTTCATCGCGGTCGGCTCGCATTTCGGCCTGCGCGATTATTGGACACGGCCGATCGTGCTCGCGGTCTTCGTCGCGATCGCGGTGGCGCTGATCGCGCGCTTCCTCGCCTCCGATTTCGGCCTCGCGATGCGGGCGACGGGGGCGAACGCGCGGATGGCGCGGGCCCAGGGCATCTCGACCGAAACCCACATCTATGTCGGCATGGCGCTGTCGAACGCGCTCTGCGGCCTCGCCGGTTCGCTGTTCGCCCAGATCAACGGCTTCGCCGACGTGACCATGGGCGTCGGCACCATCGTCGTCGGCCTCGCCGCGGTGATCGTCGGCGAGACGCTCATCCCGCGCCGGGCGATCCTGCCGGCGCTGATCGGCTGCGTCGCCGGCTCGGTGATCTACCGCATCTGCATCCAGTTCGCGCTGTCGGCGGATTCGATCGGCCTCCAGGCCTCGGACCTCAATCTGGTGACGGCGCTCCTCGTCGCGGTCGCGCTCATTCTGCCGCGCCTCAGCAAGGCCGGGAGGGCGGCATGA
- the radC gene encoding RadC family protein, whose amino-acid sequence MGADDKDSFGEPRLALSEPAFGADGHRERLRARFRSAGPDALADYELLELLLFRSIPRRDTKPLAKKLIARFGSFAEVLAAPEAKLREVDGVGEAIALDLATVLAAAQRLTRGRVRGKVVLSSWSEVLDYCRATMAFAEKEQFRILFLDKKNALIADEVQQTGTVDHTPVYPREVVKRALELSATAIILVHNHPSGDPTPSKADIQMTRQIAEVARPLGIVLHDHIIVGRDGHASFKGLALL is encoded by the coding sequence ATGGGGGCGGACGACAAGGACAGCTTCGGCGAACCGAGATTGGCGCTGTCGGAGCCTGCCTTCGGCGCCGATGGCCACCGCGAACGGCTTCGGGCGCGCTTCCGCAGCGCCGGTCCCGACGCCCTCGCCGATTACGAACTCCTCGAACTCCTCCTCTTCCGCTCGATCCCGCGCCGCGACACGAAGCCGCTCGCGAAGAAGCTGATCGCGCGGTTCGGCTCGTTCGCCGAGGTGCTCGCCGCGCCCGAAGCCAAACTGCGCGAGGTGGACGGGGTGGGAGAGGCGATCGCGCTCGATCTCGCGACCGTGCTCGCCGCCGCCCAGCGGCTTACCCGCGGCCGGGTGCGCGGCAAGGTCGTCCTCTCCTCGTGGAGCGAGGTGCTCGATTATTGCCGCGCGACGATGGCCTTCGCCGAGAAAGAACAGTTCCGCATCCTCTTCCTCGACAAGAAGAACGCCCTGATCGCCGACGAAGTGCAGCAGACCGGCACGGTCGATCACACGCCGGTCTATCCCCGCGAAGTGGTGAAGCGGGCGCTGGAACTCTCGGCGACCGCGATCATCCTTGTCCACAACCATCCGTCCGGCGATCCCACCCCGTCGAAGGCCGATATCCAGATGACGCGCCAGATCGCCGAGGTGGCGAGGCCGCTCGGCATCGTCCTCCACGACCACATCATCGTCGGTCGCGACGGCCACGCGAGCTTCAAAGGTCTGGCACTGCTTTGA
- a CDS encoding type II toxin-antitoxin system VapC family toxin — protein MMYLLDTNVVSELRQAKAGRADKNVVSWIGSRSAESFYISAVTLMELDLGVLMIERRDPVQGAHLRAWMDKLVLSEFSGRVLPVDEIVALRCSRLHVHDRRPERDAFIGATALVHGMSVVTRNVADFAPMGVPTIDPWQPSEG, from the coding sequence CTGATGTACCTCCTCGACACGAACGTCGTGTCGGAGTTGCGCCAAGCCAAGGCGGGCCGAGCGGACAAGAACGTCGTCTCTTGGATCGGGAGCCGCAGCGCCGAGAGTTTCTACATCTCCGCCGTGACCCTCATGGAGCTCGATCTCGGTGTCCTGATGATCGAGCGTCGCGATCCGGTCCAAGGCGCGCACTTGCGCGCGTGGATGGACAAGCTCGTGCTCTCCGAGTTCTCGGGTCGCGTCCTGCCGGTCGACGAGATCGTCGCGCTGCGCTGTTCGCGATTGCACGTGCACGATCGACGGCCGGAGCGCGACGCCTTCATCGGCGCCACGGCGCTCGTGCATGGCATGAGTGTCGTCACCCGCAACGTGGCGGACTTCGCACCGATGGGTGTTCCGACTATCGACCCCTGGCAGCCGTCCGAGGGTTGA
- the sfsA gene encoding DNA/RNA nuclease SfsA: MQPARSPLIEVRLLRRYKRFLADVEFADGRIETVHCPNPGAMLGLDAPGSRAFVSRSANLARKLPLTLEIVEADGVLVGLNTGLPNALAAEVIAAGRIPELAGYSTIRREVRYGRDSRIDLLLEAEDRPSAYVEIKNVHLRRREGLAEFPDSRTARGTKHLAELAEMVALGHRAVMLYVIQREDCDRFALAADIDPVYAAAFAAARSGGVEAFAYRCTVTPEAIAVTTRVPIVG, translated from the coding sequence ATGCAGCCTGCCCGCTCTCCCCTGATCGAGGTCCGCCTCCTGCGGCGCTACAAGCGCTTTCTCGCCGACGTGGAATTCGCCGACGGCCGGATCGAGACGGTGCATTGCCCCAACCCCGGTGCGATGCTGGGGCTCGACGCGCCGGGCTCGCGCGCCTTCGTCTCGCGGTCGGCGAACCTCGCCCGCAAGCTGCCGCTGACCCTCGAAATCGTCGAGGCGGACGGTGTCCTCGTCGGGCTCAACACGGGCTTGCCGAACGCGCTTGCCGCCGAGGTGATCGCCGCGGGCCGCATCCCCGAACTCGCCGGCTATTCCACGATCCGTCGCGAGGTGCGCTACGGCCGCGACAGCCGCATCGATCTCCTGCTCGAGGCGGAGGATCGCCCCTCGGCCTATGTCGAGATCAAGAACGTCCACCTGCGCCGTCGCGAGGGGCTCGCCGAATTTCCCGACAGCCGCACCGCGCGGGGCACCAAGCATCTCGCCGAACTCGCCGAGATGGTCGCCCTCGGCCACCGGGCGGTGATGCTCTACGTGATCCAGCGGGAGGATTGCGACCGCTTCGCCCTCGCCGCCGACATCGACCCCGTCTATGCGGCCGCCTTCGCCGCCGCACGGTCCGGCGGCGTGGAAGCCTTCGCCTATCGCTGCACGGTGACGCCCGAGGCGATCGCGGTGACTACGCGCGTGCCGATCGTCGGCTGA
- a CDS encoding type II toxin-antitoxin system prevent-host-death family antitoxin, which translates to MTITTLSSRAFQQNANQAQKATQSGPVFITNRGKPAHVLLSYEDYLRLKGTRRSLVEALSMPGLEDIELEISPSRELPRPADFS; encoded by the coding sequence ATGACGATCACGACCTTATCCAGCCGGGCGTTTCAGCAGAACGCCAATCAGGCGCAGAAGGCGACCCAGTCGGGTCCCGTGTTCATCACGAACCGGGGCAAGCCCGCTCATGTGCTCCTGAGCTATGAGGACTATCTGCGGCTCAAAGGAACGCGGCGGAGCCTCGTCGAGGCTTTGTCGATGCCGGGGCTCGAAGACATCGAGCTCGAAATCTCGCCCTCGCGGGAGTTGCCGCGCCCGGCGGACTTTTCCTGA
- a CDS encoding ABC transporter ATP-binding protein: protein MIRVSNLGVVFGRGTPLEKRALDRLNLTIEDGSFVTVIGSNGAGKSTLLGALAGDVLPTSGSIEIGGTDVTRRPTARRAGLVARVFQDPLAGSCAGLTIEENLALAAARGRPRGFGAALSGSRRAVFAERVASLGLKLEGRLKDRMGLLSGGQRQALSLVMATLSPSKVLLLDEHTAALDPHMADFVLDLTSRLVAEHRLTTLMVTHSMKQALSVGDRTIMLHEGNIVLDVSGPERAGLTVDHLVAMFRKVRGQDIEDDALLMD, encoded by the coding sequence ATGATCCGCGTCAGCAATCTCGGCGTCGTCTTCGGCCGCGGCACGCCGCTCGAGAAGCGCGCACTCGATCGCCTGAACCTGACCATCGAGGACGGCTCGTTCGTCACCGTGATCGGCTCGAACGGGGCGGGAAAATCGACCCTCCTCGGCGCGCTCGCCGGCGACGTGCTGCCGACCTCCGGCTCGATCGAAATCGGCGGCACCGACGTCACCCGCCGCCCGACCGCGCGGCGCGCCGGCCTCGTCGCCCGCGTCTTCCAGGATCCGCTCGCCGGCTCCTGCGCCGGTCTCACCATCGAGGAGAACTTGGCGCTCGCCGCCGCCCGCGGCCGGCCGCGAGGCTTCGGCGCCGCCCTGTCGGGCAGCCGCCGCGCCGTCTTCGCCGAGCGCGTCGCCTCCCTCGGGCTCAAGCTCGAAGGGCGCCTGAAGGATCGCATGGGCCTGCTCTCGGGCGGCCAGCGTCAGGCGCTCTCGCTCGTCATGGCGACGCTGTCGCCCTCCAAGGTTCTGCTTCTCGACGAGCATACCGCCGCGCTCGATCCGCACATGGCCGATTTCGTGCTCGACCTGACGTCGCGGCTCGTCGCCGAGCATCGGCTCACCACGTTGATGGTGACGCATTCGATGAAGCAGGCGCTGTCGGTCGGCGACCGCACGATCATGCTCCACGAGGGCAACATCGTGCTCGACGTCTCGGGCCCCGAGCGTGCCGGGCTCACCGTCGATCACCTCGTCGCCATGTTCCGCAAGGTACGCGGGCAGGACATCGAGGACGACGCGCTTCTGATGGACTGA
- a CDS encoding ABC transporter substrate-binding protein, which yields MRAAAPPRSALARTALSFAAGLLAFTALAAPASAQDQPLVAVTAIVEHPALDAVRDGVRDSLKAAGFEDGKTIRFVYQSAQGNPATAAQIARKFVGENPAVIVAIATPSAQAAAAATKEIPIVFSAVTDPVGAQLIESLGKPNGNVTGVSDFSPLSDQLDLVKEITPNAKTIGVLYNPGEANSVSTLEALKGMAADRGYKIVEATAANSAGVQQAARSLVGKVDVIYVPTDNTIVSALESAVKVADENQIPLYTADTDSVARGALAAIGFNYYDVGKETGGYVVRILNGEKPSRMPATVAKGTNLVVNTAAAQKMGVTIPPAVLSKASKVIN from the coding sequence ATGCGCGCCGCCGCGCCCCCCCGCTCTGCCCTCGCCCGCACCGCGCTGTCGTTCGCCGCCGGCCTTCTTGCCTTCACCGCTCTCGCCGCGCCGGCGTCCGCCCAGGACCAACCGCTCGTCGCCGTGACCGCGATCGTGGAGCATCCGGCGCTCGACGCGGTGCGCGACGGCGTCCGCGATTCGCTCAAGGCGGCGGGCTTCGAGGACGGCAAGACGATTCGCTTCGTCTATCAGTCGGCGCAGGGCAACCCGGCGACCGCTGCCCAGATCGCCCGCAAGTTCGTCGGCGAGAACCCGGCCGTGATCGTCGCCATCGCGACGCCGTCCGCCCAGGCGGCCGCGGCGGCGACGAAGGAGATTCCGATCGTGTTCTCCGCCGTCACCGATCCGGTCGGCGCCCAGCTCATCGAGAGCCTCGGCAAGCCGAACGGCAACGTGACCGGCGTCTCCGACTTCTCCCCGCTCAGCGACCAGCTCGATCTCGTCAAGGAGATCACGCCGAACGCGAAGACCATCGGCGTGCTCTACAATCCCGGCGAGGCGAATTCGGTCTCGACCCTCGAGGCGCTGAAGGGCATGGCCGCCGACCGCGGCTACAAGATCGTCGAGGCGACTGCGGCGAACTCCGCCGGCGTTCAGCAGGCGGCGCGCTCCCTCGTCGGCAAGGTCGACGTGATCTACGTGCCGACCGACAACACCATCGTCTCGGCGCTCGAATCGGCGGTGAAGGTCGCCGACGAAAACCAGATCCCGCTCTACACCGCGGATACGGATTCGGTCGCCCGCGGCGCGCTCGCGGCGATCGGCTTCAATTATTACGACGTCGGCAAGGAGACCGGCGGCTACGTCGTGCGCATCCTGAACGGCGAGAAGCCGTCGCGCATGCCGGCGACGGTCGCCAAGGGCACCAACCTCGTCGTCAACACCGCGGCCGCGCAGAAGATGGGCGTCACCATTCCGCCGGCGGTGCTGTCGAAGGCCTCCAAGGTCATCAACTGA